A stretch of the Rosa rugosa chromosome 5, drRosRugo1.1, whole genome shotgun sequence genome encodes the following:
- the LOC133711384 gene encoding uncharacterized protein LOC133711384, producing MSHLFLECEIAAEQWVWLFSMFRLQPPHTMLIHEAFQEPLLTSMNHSSQLLWSIAVCNLLWTLWTTRNKVRFDGFAFQLTLFKQKFLLSLRESAGLAFKAISAMRSSSLPIFNHLGLSPLQPTAPTFTPVLWKAPPTHWVKVNTDGSFHDAEHAGFGGIFRSDEADFLGAFCNKAQVTSAIETEILAVIEALQVAKSKGWDFLWLETDSLLIVHYFKHHEAVPWRYRVRWLNCIHLAKQMHVHVSHIFREGNCVADKLANHGALHGGPFWWSSLPQFLHNSFGHDFSGRSNYRFR from the coding sequence ATGTCTCATCTGTTTCTAGAATGTGAGATTGCAGCAGAGCAATGGGTGTGGTTATTCTCCATGTTTCGACTCCAACCTCCTCACACCATGCTGATTCATGAGGCTTTTCAGGAGCCTTTGCTAACGTCAATGAATCACTCATCACAACTTCTTTGGTCTATAGCAGTTTGCAATCTACTTTGGACTCTTTGGACTACACGCAACAAGGTCAGGTTTGATGGATTTGCCTTTCAGCTAACCCTTTTTAAGCAAAAATTTTTACTCTCTTTGAGAGAGTCTGCAGGTTTAGCTTTTAAGGCTATTTCGGCAATGCGTTCATCCTCACTCCCCATTTTTAATCATTTGGGGTTGTCACCACTGCAGCCCACGGCTCCCACCTTCACCCCTGTATTATGGAAGGCCCCTCCTACACATTGGGTGAAGGTCAATACTGATGGTTCATTTCATGACGCTGAACACGCTGGTTTTGGCGGAATTTTCAGAAGCGATGAAGCAGATTTCTTGGGAGCCTTTTGTAATAAGGCGCAAGTCACCAGTGCAATTGAGACAGAAATTCTCGCCGTTATTGAAGCTCTCCAAGTGGCTAAATCAAAAGGTTGGGACTTCCTTTGGTTAGAAACTGATTCTTTGCTTATAGTCCATTACTTTAAGCACCATGAAGCAGTTCCATGGCGCTATCGAGTTAGATGGCTTAATTGCATCCACCTGGCTAAGCAGATGCATGTTCACGTATCACACATCTTTAGAGAGGGTAATTGCGTAGCAGACAAGTTAGCAAACCATGGTGCTTTGCACGGTGGTCCTTTTTGGTGGAGTTCACTTCCGCAATTTCTACACAACTCGTTTGGTCATGATTTTTCGGGTAGATCCAATTATCGCTTTCGTTAA
- the LOC133710121 gene encoding uncharacterized protein LOC133710121, whose product MLVYLTHKIHCITKCRYLFHLSLEPSQIPSSMDSSRISLRPFKLSDADDFLKWASDDRVTRYLRWNTITSGEEALTYIEKVCIPHPWRQSICLDDHCIGYVSVKPERGDDSCRAHVSYALSADFWGQGIVTLALKMAISRVFKEFLFLVRIEALVEVENMGSQRVLEKVGFVKEGLLRKYGYCKGEIRDMIMYSFLSTDKIM is encoded by the coding sequence ATGTTAGTCTACTTAACTCATAAAATTCATTGCATTACAAAGTGCCGATACTTATTCCATTTGAGCCTGGAACCATCTCAAATTCCTTCATCCATGGATTCATCCAGAATTTCACTTCGTCCTTTCAAACTCTCCGATGCTGATGACTTCCTGAAATGGGCAAGTGATGACAGAGTAACACGCTATCTGAGATGGAACACCATAACCTCTGGAGAAGAAGCCTTGACATATATTGAGAAGGTTTGTATTCCTCACCCATGGCGTCAGTCCATATGTTTGGATGACCATTGCATAGGATATGTTTCTGTCAAGCCCGAACGGGGCGATGATTCGTGCAGGGCACATGTTAGCTATGCTTTGTCTGCAGATTTCTGGGGGCAAGGGATTGTCACATTGGCATTGAAGATGGCCATATCTAGGGTCTTCAAAGAGTTCCTATTTCTGGTGAGGATTGAGGCTTTGGTTGAGGTTGAGAATATGGGATCTCAAAGGGTTTTAGAGAAGGTTGGGTTTGTGAAAGAAGGGTTGTTAAGGAAGTATGGATATTGCAAAGGTGAGATTAGAGATATGATTATGTATAGTTTCTTATCCACAGATAAGATTATGTGA
- the LOC133710122 gene encoding uncharacterized protein LOC133710122 produces the protein MDNTDNNSLAITLRPYRLSDAEDFLMYAGDERVTQFTRWNTFTSEEQALTYIKDFCIPHCYCKSICINDRSIGFVFIKPHVDNDKCRAEVGYALAVEYWGQGMATRAVKMAIIDVFKEFTDLVRLQAMVLVENKGSQRVLEKLGFHKEGLLRKYTIHKGTASDIFMYSLLSTDPMSFC, from the coding sequence ATGGATAACACCGATAACAATTCATTGGCGATCACACTCCGTCCTTACAGACTCTCAGATGCTGAGGATTTCTTGATGTATGCTGGTGATGAAAGGGTGACACAATTCACTCGTTGGAACACATTCACTTCTGAAGAACAAGCACTCACCTACATTAAGGACTTCTGTATTCCTCACTGTTACTGCAAATCCATCTGCATCAATGACCGTTCGATTGGATTTGTCTTCATCAAGCCACACGTAGATAATGACAAGTGCAGAGCAGAGGTTGGGTATGCGTTAGCTGTCGAGTATTGGGGACAAGGCATGGCAACCAGAGCTGTGAAGATGGCCATCATTGATGTGTTCAAAGAATTCACCGATTTGGTTAGACTTCAAGCTATGGTTTTGGTAGAGAACAAGGGTTCCCAGCGAGTGTTGGAAAAACTTGGGTTTCACAAAGAAGGTCTGTTGAGGAAGTATACGATTCATAAGGGCACAGCTAGTGATATTTTCATGTATAGTCTTCTGTCCACTGATCCCATGTCATTTTGTTAA